In Triticum aestivum cultivar Chinese Spring chromosome 5B, IWGSC CS RefSeq v2.1, whole genome shotgun sequence, the following proteins share a genomic window:
- the LOC123113935 gene encoding alpha-ketoglutarate-dependent dioxygenase abh1-like has product MAGGRGRGAGRNPAPSSSSSSSSSRHRKPRSSREFGHESPLQSQKEGSSSSSPSVSSKKSPQQIVTPVLPKSLDSPVQPPKSLDSSLMMAEQVQPLVQRAASIQLSKPLDSSSASCVSGTVGSDLGAAPFDICMGNSKGIVILKHGLLEINREKRRAKELSNIAPVQHLRPGMVLLKNFLKPDDQVKIIKHCRDLGVGPGGFYQPGYREGGKLSLRMMCLGKNWDPDSGKYGDIRPFDAAQPPKIPEELTKLVEDAIKASHEFLEQRGKGATKPAVELPLLSPDICIVNFYTTSGKLGLHQDKDEEESSIAKGLPVVSFSLGDTAEFLYGDVRDEDKASKIKLESGDVLIFGGQSRRIFHGVSSITPKSAPLWVTDKANLRPGRLNLTFRQYKD; this is encoded by the exons ATGGCAGGCGGCCGTGGCCGCGGCGCCGGAAGgaacccggcgccctcctcctcctcctcctcctcctcgtcccggcaCCGGAAGCCCCGGTCCTCGCGCGAGTTC GGCCATGAAAGTCCCTTACAATCTCAAAAGGAGGGGTCGAGTTCATCTTCTCCCTCAGTCAGCAGTAAAAAATCACCGCAACAGATAGTTACACCAGTTCTACCAAAGTCTCTAGATTCACCAGTTCAACCACCAAAGTCTCTTGATTCATCACTGATGATGGCTGAACAAGTTCAACCACTGGTCCAAAGGGCTGCATCGATTCAACTATCAAAACCTCTAGACTCCAGTAGCGCTTCATGTGTCTCTGGAACTGTGGGGTCTGATTTAGGAGCTGCTCCATTTGACATATGCATGGGTAACAGCAAAGGCATTGTCATTCTCAAACATGGTCTCCTTGAGATCAATAGAGAGAAACGCCGTGCAAAGGAGCTTTCGAACATTGCTCCAGTGCAACATTTGAGACCTGGGATGGTTCTATTGAAAAACTTCTTAAAGCCAGATGATCAG GTTAAAATTATCAAGCATTGTCGGGATCTTGGTGTTGGCCCAGGAGGATTTTATCAACCTGGGTACAGAGAAGGTGGTAAGTTAAGTCTACGGATGATGTGCTTAGGGAAGAACTGGGACCCAGATTCAGGCAAATATGGGGATATACGGCCTTTTGATGCTGCTCAACCACCAAAGATACCAGAAGAATTGACCAAGTTAGTGGAAGATGCCATTAAAGCTTCCCATGAATTCTTGGAACAAAGAGGCAAGGGTGCTACCAAACCTGCCGTAGAACTTCCTTTGTTGTCACCGGATATCTGCATTGTTAACTTCTACACCACTAGCGGGAAGTTAGGTCTTCATCAG GACAAAGATGAAGAGGAATCTAGCATTGCCAAGGGACTGCCTGTTGTTTCCTTTTCATTGGGCGACACTGCAGAATTCTTGTATGGCGATGTCAGAGACGAGGATAAGGCCTCAAAGATTAAGCTTGAATCTGGTGATGTTTTGatatttggtggtcaatcaaggcGCATATTCCATGGAGTCTCAAGCATTACGCCGAAAAGTGCACCGCTCTGGGTGACCGACAAGGCAAATCTTCGACCTGGGCGCCTGAACCTCACATTCAGGCAGTACAAAGATTGA
- the LOC123113936 gene encoding protein LURP-one-related 9-like → MRVDGSFLFGRSVLLDAASRPVLTVQRRPSLFEARRTWKAFKGDSTSSDDLLFSAVVRPSLTNTGDIHVHLDGERRRDFVGVRPWYRGTDCAITHAGATVAQIESSGGFLSPAKYDVRVNEGVYHAFVLGLTVVLEGIRLDDAEQERSRARNNKRTVLFHARFPLIFFLLSKTVINR, encoded by the coding sequence ATGCGGGTGGACGGGTCCTTCCTCTTCGGCCGCTCCGTCCTCCTGGACGCCGCGTCGCGCCCCGTGCTCACCGTGCAGCGCCGGCCGTCCCTGTTCGAGGCCCGCCGGACGTGGAAGGCGTTCAAGGGGGACAGCACGAGCTCCGACGACCTGCTCTTCTCCGCCGTCGTGCGGCCTTCGCTGACCAACACGGGGGACATCCACGTGCACCTCGACGGCGAGAGGCGCCGCGACTTCGTCGGCGTTCGCCCCTGGTACCGCGGGACTGACTGCGCCATCACCCACGCCGGCGCCACCGTTGCCCAGATCGAAAGCTCGGGGGGATTCTTGAGTCCGGCGAAGTATGACGTCCGTGTCAACGAAGGCGTCTACCATGCTTTCGTCCTGGGCCTCACCGTGGTTCTGGAGGGTATACGTCTCGACGACGCCGAACAAGAGAGGTCACGAGCTAGAAATAATAAAAGGACTGTGCTATTTCACGCTCGCTTTCCACTGATTTTTTTCCTTCTTTCAAAAACCGTAATAAATCGCTaa